The window AAGCTTTCCAGCTCTACAAATCCGTAATTTTCAATCACTTCTTGATTCCAAATTGGTTTTTCTTGAAACGTACCCAAAAAGctatgtttgtgtgtttttttccttaGGGTGTGATGACAGGAACATGTGGAATATCTTCGGACCATGGTGTGGTAGTGGTTGGGTATGGATCCTCAAGTGGTGAAGATTACTGGATCATTTGTAACTCATGGGGATCAAACTGGGGAGAAAGCGGTTACGTTAAACTCCAACGTAACATCAATGACTCATTTGGGAAATGTGGTGTAGCAATGATGGCGTCTTACCCGACCAAATCATCATTCCCGTCGTCATTTGATTTGTTGTCTGAGATTTAATTTGATCTTCCGGTACATgattactaattttaaatattttactaaataatCCAATGGGGTCAAGTCAAAGTCCCATAACATGTTAACGTTAATGAAGATTCCAATCTTATCTTGTATTTGAAGAACCTGCTTGACAGCACAGTCTAAGTACAGAGTGTTGTGATGCTGATGGTTTTGGTTGTTGTCTCAtgctctgtttatttttttgtgtgatatGAATCTCTTtcaagaaaattagaaaatagaCACTATCGTTCCTCAAAATAGACAAGTATTACAAGTCCAAAGACGAGGTCTTCATAAATTGTGAGAGATGGATAGAATACAAGTATAATAAGTCCAAAGAGGAGGTCTACATTGTTAGGGAGGATAAGATAGTCACACCAAGAGATTCTAGAGTAGATAAATTCAAAGAATCTTGGCCAACTATTCTTAATTATGTCCCCAAGTTTGGTTCAAATCAAGCGAGCTGGATGCAAAAGGAAAATAAGTGACTATGAAACCTAGCTCTACATTCAATCTCTTCCTTCCCTTACACGTTACAAAGTTGAACCGCTAGAAATTATCACCCTTCAAGTTCTATTTACTAAGCGACTAAGCGAGACACCCAAATTTCTTGAATGcaagtttaatttgtttttgtttactctGTTGTTCGAAAgctctctttttaaaaagaaacgaTTTAGACGAATTATTATATGTACTTGGAGGCAAATTAGAGAAtataaagcaaaataaaaaatggaaaaaaaaaaaactaaaagtacaaaccaaagaggaaaaaggaaaatagtcATAATTGATGGGTGCGAGAGGCATATGGCGACAAAGTTGAGAAGCAAAACCCTAGTTAGATATAGAAGATTCAGAAGCACGTTTTCTTCAGACATCATTCATCAATGACTAAACCTGAGCTTCCAGAGGATCTGTTAGAGGAAATACTCTGTCATGTTCCGGCCACTTCCCTGAAACGATTAAGATCAACTTGCAAACGATGGAACCTTTTATTCAACGATGATTGGAGATTCGCAAGAAAGCACTCGGATATGCCACAAAGCAGTTTATGGTTCTCATGTTGACAAGCCAGTACAGTATCGGTCCGGTGAGCATCGATCTCAGTAGAACCATTCCATCTGTAGAGGTAAAAGCTGAATATAGCCTAACCGATCCTCAACATGAGTATTCAGCTAAATTGGATATAGAACGAGTCATTCACTGTGACGGAGTGTTGTTATGCACCTTCTGGACTAACATGTCTAGAAtcgtggtttggaacccgttAACTGGTGAACAAAGGTGGATCAGAACCGGCTATCGTAGCCAAAGTGACCGCGTCTTTAGTATCGGATACTGCCAAGGAGACAACAAATCCTGCAACAAGAGCTATAGAGTCTTGAGCTGTTATTGTGatatcaataattttgaaatgTATGAGTTTAACTCTGACACATGGAGGAGTCTTGGTGATATATGTCCAGGCTGGCGCTTACGCCCACGCGTGTCTGTGTCTTTGAAGGGGAGCACTTACACGTTTGctgaagatgaaacaaaaacgCCCCCAAATCTATCCTTGCTCAAAATCGATTACTCAACAGAGAAATCTGTTCCTGTGCCTCTTCCCTGTGATAAGGGTATTGAATATGAAGAGAGTACCCTTTCAGTtgttagagaagagaagcttgcgTTGTTATCACAGCGAGATGAAAAATCCAAGACTGAGATATGGGTGACAAATAAGATTGATGAGACGACCAAAGCAGTTTCTTGGAGCAAGGTCTTAGCATTCGATATGAGCCCTGCATGTAAGGAAATGCTTGATTCCAAGTAAATACTCAATTTGCTCCTCATGCTCATATGGTTTTCCCAACGTAGCAAGCTGATCAAACCGAGAAACAAGACCTTGAACATATTCGTCAATAGATCTAGTACCTTTACGCCATTGCTTGATCTGTTCTCGAAGTTGTTTGATGTGTCCCCTGGTAGGTTTCGCATAGGTAGATGACAGAAGAGTCCAGATCTGTGTTGTCGTGGACGCCGTGGAGAGGATTGGTTGAATCTCTACCGAGATCGCACCGAGGAGACTCGCAACGACGAGACTCGCAACGACGAGTTGATCTTGACGTTGCCAATGGTTGTACTCGGGATTAAGAATAGTGACACCGGCACGAAGAACAGTAGAAGCAGGTGCCACCGTTGTGCCGTCGAGATAGCCTGCAAGGCCATAACCAGCGAGCAAAGCTCGAATCTGACGGCTCCACATCAGAAAGTTTGAAGCAGTGAGTTTGGTAACATTCGACATGTTAACATGATGAAGTTGGTTGACGGAAGCAGTGTTGATGACATCAGAAGTAGTCTCAGACATGATGGTATGAAACGGGAAGAacaagaggaaggagaagaagaaggagaaaagcggcgagagaaagagagagaggaaaaaaaatttaggtttagcattttagtattttactgCTCAGATACCATGTAAGGAAATGCTTCATTCCATTGATGGAGgatgttacaatatatatagtcatttaCATAAGGGTTTTGCACACTACTAATTACACATTTAACCTCTGTTATACTTCTCTTCTCTATACTGGCAGATCTTAGAATTTCGGATTTTGGAAGTTTTTTGTTagatgaggagaagaaagtcTTGGTGTATTGTGACACATTGTTTGACGATGATGACTATAACAGAGACATGATATACATCGTTAGGGAGGATAATAATAAAGTCATAGAGGAGGAGTTTGGAGTAGATAAAGTGAATTTATGTTTCCCAGCTATTCTtaattatgttccaagtttggaTAAAATCAAGCAAGCCTACCTAAAACAAGCTCTCTACATGCATGGGTGTGACTAAACAaacctctttttgttttttttttgggttgtgttTTTCTTAGTTTAACATTGGTGATCATGTTCTTTGAATCTTTGAACTGTTATTTATATCATTaagttacaaatattataaaaaattagaacGAACCCCAAATTACTTGGTAATACAACTTAATTTGatctgtttttgtctttttgtgtgGTATGAATCactttaaagaaaattatataatagaCACTATCCTTCGTCAAAATAGACAAGTATTATTAGTCCAAAGACGAGGTCTACATTGTTAGGGATACATTTAATCTCTTCCTTTCCTTCCCTTACAAGTTACAAAGTTGTACAGCTAGAAATCATCACCCTTCAAGTTCTATTTACTAGCGTTCGAAAGCTCATTTAAAAAGAAACGATTTAGTCGAATTATTATGTACTTGGAGGCAAATTAGAGaatagaaagcaaaaaaaaatggaaaaaaaaaactaaaagtacaaaccaaaaaggaaaaggaaaatagtcATAATTGATGGGTGCGGGAGGCATATAAATACATATGGCGACAAAGATGAGaagcaaaaccctaattagataaagaagattcagaagcaCGTTTTCTTCAGATATCAATGACTATACCTGAGCTTCCAGAGGATCTGGTAGAGGAAATACTCTGTCGCGTTCCGGCCACTTCCCTGAAACGATTAAGATCAACTTGCAAACGATGGAACCGTTTATTCAACGACGATTGGAGATTCGCAAGAAAGCACTTGGATAAAGCCACTAAGCAGTTTATGGTTCTCTTGTTGATAAAGAAGTACAACATTGCTTTGGTGAGCATCGATCTCAATAGAACCATTCCATCTGTAGAAGTAAATACTGCATATAGCCTAATCGATCCTCAGCCTGAGTATTCATCTAAATTCTATGTAAGCCGGGTCATTCACTGTGACGGAGTGTTGTTATGCACCTCCTCCGTTGACAACTCTAGAAtcgtggtttggaacccgttAACTGGTGAACAAAGGTGGATCAGAACCGGCGATGGTAGCGAAGGTGGCCGCGCCTTTAATATCGGATACGTTAACAAATCCTGCAACAAGAGCTACAGAGTCTTGAGCTATTATTAtggtaaatataattttgaaatgtaCGAGTTTAACTCTGACACATGGAGGAGTCTTGGTGATATATGTCCAGGCTGGCGCTTATGGGCATATATGCTTGTGTCCTTGAAGGGGAGCACTTACACGTTTGCTGAAGATGGAACAAAAATTTCCTTGCTCAAAATCGATTACTCAACAGAGAAATCTGTTCATGTGCGTCTTCCTTGTGATCAGGGTATTCAATTAGAAAATAGTATCCTTTCAGTtgttagagaagagaagcttgcgTTTTTATCACAGCCAGATAGAAAATCCAAGACTGAGATATGGGTGACAAACAAGATTGATGAGACGACCAAAGAAGTTTCTTGGAGCAAGGTCTTAGCATTGGATCTGAGCCGTCGTaatcaaattttgaattgtgGAAGTTTCTTGTTagatgaggagaagaaagtcTTGGTGTATTGTGACATATTGGATCATTATGATATAGAACGTATCAAAAACAATATAGAAAATGTTGGGGAGGATAATATAGTCACAACATTGGAGTTTGGAGTAGATAAAGTGAAATTATGTTTGCCAGCTATTCATAATTACGTTCCAAGTTTGGATAAAATCAAGCAAGCAAAAGCTCAAGGCAAAAGGAAAAGAGGTGACGACTAAAACAAGCTCTCTACATGCATCATGCATGTGTGTGACtaaacctcttcttcttttttttttttttttgttgttgttgtgttttttcaattggTGATGTTCTTTGAATCTTTGAACTGTTATTTATTTCAATAATAAGTTGcaaatattataacatattaaaacaaACCCCAAATTACTATATACaactttgctctgttttttttctttctttcaatggCATCCAAAGCGGACACATAAAGATATGTTTTGGTTATGACACTGTGTGGTTTCACGTAAACTTAAGCAAAATAAATGTTATGAAAAGAGAGCCACATGATATGATTTTTGACCAGCACACTACATCTTCCTCTCATTTCAAAAATTGTTTCATATGGTGTTAAGAATGGTGCATCCACATcattatgttccaagtttggaTAAAATCAAGCAAGCAAAAGCTCAAGGCAAAAGGAAAAGAGGTGACGAGTGACGACTAAAACAAGCTCTCTCTACATGCATGGGTGTGACTaaacctcttctttttttttttttttttttttgggttgtgtttttcttaatttaacaTTGGTCATGTCTATTTGAATCTTTGAACTGTTATTTCATTAAGTTGCaaacattataataaaaaatgaacCCCAAATTACTTGATAATACTGTAAGGAATGGTTAGGGAtataatatcccacattggaagcTGGACAAAAATCCTgataatatataagatatatgggtctctccactcattgccaattggttttgagttggaagcccacaatctaatatggtatcagaacCCGATCCACACATTGTACAGCCCGATCCATCGGTCTGAAAATAAGCAGGATAAAAATGAATAGAGACCTGATTAGCATTGCACAAGCGATACACCGATATAAGGTTCTTTTGAACATCCAGaacatataatatatcttttaGTGCAAGAGATCGAGATGGTGTAGGGAGTAAGGCTGAACCCGTATGTGTGATCTTAAGACCTGAACCATCAGCAATGGTAACCTCTTCACCACCGTTGTAGGGCTGATGAAGAGATAGATTGGAAAGATTGGGTGTAAGGTGATGAGTTGCACCAGAGTCCATAATCCAATTCGCAGGATTATATGGAGGAAAAACACCTACATTGGTACGTGGTTAACATGGTGTTGGTGACGACGATGGTTAACCACCACCAGAAGAGTGATAGTTGCCACCAGATGGTTGATAGTTGCCACCAGAGGGCAACTGAGAGCACCAACGAGCATTGTGCCCAAACACACCGCATAGTTGACACCGACCGTTATAACCTCTACCTTGAGAGCAACGGTTAGAGTTGTGATGGTAACCACATGCATGAGATCGATTCAGAGTACGAAAATGAGGAGAAGAGCCTGTCGACTTGGAATAGACAGCATTAGCGGTGATAGGAACAGAGGACGACACAAATGCTTGTGCATTAAGCTTCAACTCATAGTTAATGGGTTTTTCATGGATCTCGGTCAAGGAGGGAGGGGTCTCACGCCCATCAATCTGATCGATGATAGGCTTGTATTCTTCAGGGAGACCACTAAGAAGATGATCAACCTGTTCTTCAAGTTCGTATGGCTTACCAAGCAGAGCAAGCTGATCGGACCAAGTAGCAAAGCCCTGGAAGTATTCATCAATGGATCGGGTTCCCTTCTTCCAATACTTGATCTGTTCACGAGTGTTGGTACCGCGATTAGTCACCTCGGGTCATGGGCTCATGTCCATGACCAACAAGCAATACAGGCCGAAGTTACGTAAGAGCCCAGCCCATCATGCTCGATTGGAGAAGTGAAATAGAGCATAACGGCGGGTGAATCACCTTGGAGATCGGAGGATTGGTCAAAGATCTCATTTATTACGGAGTGCGAGATCTTCGGGCCTTAATTGGATATGACATTAATTGTAATGGCTTAGTATAAATAGGGGGTCAAAAAAACTTATAGGGGGACAATAATACTTATTTTT is drawn from Camelina sativa cultivar DH55 chromosome 1, Cs, whole genome shotgun sequence and contains these coding sequences:
- the LOC104705622 gene encoding F-box protein ETP2-like gives rise to the protein MTIPELPEDLVEEILCRVPATSLKRLRSTCKRWNRLFNDDWRFARKHLDKATKQFMVLLLIKKYNIALVSIDLNRTIPSVEVNTAYSLIDPQPEYSSKFYVSRVIHCDGVLLCTSSVDNSRIVVWNPLTGEQRWIRTGDGSEGGRAFNIGYVNKSCNKSYRVLSYYYGKYNFEMYEFNSDTWRSLGDICPGWRLWAYMLVSLKGSTYTFAEDGTKISLLKIDYSTEKSVHVRLPCDQGIQLENSILSVVREEKLAFLSQPDRKSKTEIWVTNKIDETTKEVSWSKVLALDLSRRNQILNCGSFLLDEEKKVLVYCDILDHYDIERIKNNIENVGEDNIVTTLEFGVDKVKLCLPAIHNYVPSLDKIKQAKAQGKRKRGDD
- the LOC104705629 gene encoding uncharacterized protein LOC104705629 is translated as MSNVTKLTASNFLMWNRQIRALLAGYGLAHFLDGSGDTPAPTVLVNGVSANNPKFILWQRQDQLIYSSLLGAISVEIKYWKKGTRSIDEYFQGFATWSDQLALLGKPYELEEQVDHLLSGLPEEYKPIIDQIDGRETPPSLTEIHEKPINYELKLNAQAFVSSSVPITANAVYSKSTGSSPHFRTLNRSHACGYHHNSNRCSQGRGYNGRCQLCGVFGHNARWCSQLPSGGNYQPSGGNYHSSGGG